In a genomic window of uncultured Flavobacterium sp.:
- the mnmA gene encoding tRNA 2-thiouridine(34) synthase MnmA — MKRVVVGLSGGVDSSVAAYLLQQQGYEVIGLFMKNWHDDSVTISNECPWLEDSNDALLVAEKLGIPFQTVDLSEEYKEKIVDYMFNEYEKGRTPNPDVLCNREIKFDVFMKIALSLGADYVATGHYCQKSEIEVDGKPVYQLIAGADNNKDQSYFLCQLSQEQLAKSLFPIGALTKPEVREIAAEMDLVTAEKKDSQGLCFIGKVRLPEFLQQKLQPKEGKIVQIDKNDPIYTIEKPTGLSLEEELKLEAKKRDYLPTMGKVVGKHQGAHYFTIGQRKGLNVGGTTDPLFIIATDVETNTIYTGLTSLHPGLFKKALFIEKSEVHWIRTDLALKVGEKMEIMARIRYRQPLQKATLHQFEDGMYVEFEEGQSAITEGQFVAWYFDNELVGSGVIS; from the coding sequence ATGAAACGTGTAGTTGTTGGACTTTCTGGTGGAGTAGATTCTAGTGTTGCTGCTTATTTATTGCAACAACAAGGATACGAAGTTATTGGGCTTTTTATGAAAAATTGGCACGATGATTCAGTTACTATTTCTAACGAATGTCCTTGGTTAGAGGATAGTAATGACGCTTTATTAGTTGCTGAAAAACTTGGAATACCGTTTCAAACTGTCGATTTAAGCGAAGAATACAAAGAAAAAATCGTTGATTATATGTTCAACGAATACGAAAAAGGAAGAACTCCAAATCCTGACGTGCTTTGTAATCGCGAAATCAAATTTGATGTTTTCATGAAAATTGCCTTAAGTCTTGGTGCTGATTATGTGGCAACAGGACATTATTGTCAAAAAAGTGAAATTGAAGTTGATGGAAAACCTGTTTACCAATTAATTGCCGGAGCGGACAATAATAAAGATCAATCGTATTTTTTATGTCAATTATCGCAAGAGCAATTGGCTAAATCATTGTTTCCAATTGGTGCTTTGACGAAACCTGAAGTACGCGAAATTGCTGCTGAAATGGATTTAGTAACGGCTGAAAAGAAAGATTCTCAAGGATTATGTTTCATCGGGAAAGTTCGTTTACCGGAATTTCTGCAACAAAAATTACAGCCTAAAGAAGGTAAAATTGTTCAGATTGATAAAAACGATCCAATTTATACTATCGAAAAACCAACAGGTTTATCATTAGAAGAAGAGTTGAAATTAGAAGCTAAAAAGCGTGATTATCTTCCAACAATGGGAAAAGTGGTTGGAAAACATCAAGGTGCTCATTATTTTACAATCGGACAAAGAAAAGGTTTGAATGTAGGCGGAACGACAGATCCGTTGTTTATCATCGCTACAGATGTTGAAACCAATACTATTTATACAGGTTTAACAAGTCTGCATCCTGGATTATTCAAAAAAGCTTTATTTATTGAAAAATCTGAAGTACACTGGATTCGTACTGATTTGGCTTTAAAAGTTGGAGAAAAAATGGAAATTATGGCGAGAATTCGTTATCGTCAGCCTTTACAGAAAGCAACTTTACACCAATTTGAAGACGGAATGTATGTTGAATTTGAAGAAGGACAATCTGCAATTACAGAAGGTCAGTTTGTAGCTTGGTATTTCGATAATGAATTAGTTGGTTCGGGAGTAATTTCATAG
- a CDS encoding S8 family serine peptidase — translation MKHYYITFLLLVFSTVAFSQEDAWVYFKNKPNFQHFLDNPSEMLSARALERRTNQNIALDVTDVPVEETYITQVKGATGIVVMAQSKWMNALHIRGTQTDIVALKTLSFVDKVVFANKTLNTTGKKVSENKIAKTKDKLNTAIDYAYGNSANQIQMLNGQVLHQQNYTGSGKIIAVIDAGFPGVNTAQPFQKLITNNQILGGYDFVNRNDNFYTGDDHGTKVLSTIGGYKENALVGTAPNASFYLFITENDASENPVEESLWVEAAEKADYLGVDIITTSLGYFAFDNANYSHTYNDMNGVTNFISRGAEIAFSKGIVVVASAGNEGSTGEPHIGAPADAVSVITVGSVNAVKVKAGSSSIGPSFDNRIKPDVMAQGAAAVVSDPTGTIGTANGTSFSCPIMAGMIACLWQAFPTKTNKEIRQMLLEYSDRYSAPNNNYGYGIPNFGATLGVEDFQNALSTFSVYPNPAETVVSFSFSQENYNASVKIYSVLGQKVIEKQITNQDPFLSVASLQSGLYFYAFDVDGLHKTGKIIKQ, via the coding sequence ATGAAACACTACTACATTACATTTCTTTTATTGGTTTTTAGTACAGTTGCGTTTTCACAAGAAGATGCCTGGGTCTATTTTAAAAATAAACCAAATTTTCAGCATTTTTTAGACAATCCGTCTGAAATGCTTTCTGCGCGCGCTTTAGAACGCAGAACCAATCAGAATATTGCTCTTGATGTTACTGATGTTCCTGTTGAAGAAACTTACATTACTCAGGTAAAAGGCGCCACAGGAATTGTTGTAATGGCACAATCCAAATGGATGAACGCGCTTCATATTCGAGGAACTCAAACCGATATTGTGGCTTTAAAAACGCTCTCATTTGTTGATAAAGTAGTTTTTGCTAATAAAACTTTGAACACAACAGGCAAAAAAGTTTCGGAAAATAAAATTGCAAAGACAAAAGACAAACTCAATACTGCGATTGATTATGCTTACGGAAATTCAGCAAATCAAATTCAAATGCTTAACGGACAAGTTTTGCATCAGCAAAATTATACGGGATCAGGCAAGATAATTGCCGTTATTGATGCAGGTTTTCCGGGTGTAAATACAGCTCAGCCGTTTCAAAAACTGATTACTAATAATCAGATTTTAGGCGGATATGATTTTGTAAACAGAAACGATAACTTTTATACTGGCGATGATCACGGTACAAAGGTGCTTTCGACGATTGGCGGTTACAAAGAAAACGCTTTGGTAGGAACTGCTCCAAATGCTTCATTCTATTTATTTATTACAGAAAATGATGCCAGCGAAAATCCTGTTGAAGAATCACTTTGGGTAGAAGCTGCAGAAAAAGCTGATTATTTAGGAGTTGATATAATTACAACTTCACTGGGATATTTTGCGTTTGATAATGCTAATTATAGCCATACATATAATGACATGAACGGTGTTACAAACTTTATTTCTCGTGGAGCCGAAATCGCTTTTAGCAAAGGGATTGTTGTAGTTGCTTCGGCAGGAAATGAGGGAAGTACGGGAGAACCGCACATTGGCGCACCGGCTGATGCAGTTTCGGTTATAACGGTTGGTTCTGTTAACGCTGTAAAAGTAAAAGCGGGTTCAAGTTCTATTGGGCCAAGTTTTGATAATCGAATAAAACCCGATGTTATGGCGCAAGGTGCTGCAGCAGTTGTTTCTGATCCAACCGGAACCATTGGTACTGCAAACGGAACTTCATTTTCTTGCCCAATTATGGCAGGAATGATTGCGTGTTTATGGCAGGCTTTTCCAACAAAAACAAACAAAGAAATTCGACAAATGCTATTGGAATATTCTGATCGATATTCGGCGCCAAATAATAATTATGGTTATGGAATTCCAAATTTTGGAGCAACTTTGGGAGTTGAAGATTTTCAAAATGCGCTTTCAACGTTTTCGGTATATCCAAATCCTGCAGAAACTGTAGTTTCGTTTTCTTTTTCACAGGAAAATTATAACGCTTCGGTTAAAATTTATTCGGTTTTAGGACAAAAAGTAATCGAAAAACAAATAACAAATCAAGATCCATTTCTTTCTGTAGCATCTTTACAAAGCGGACTTTATTTTTATGCTTTTGATGTTGATGGTTTGCATAAAACAGGAAAGATAATTAAACAATAA
- a CDS encoding nitronate monooxygenase, which yields MNKITQLFNIKYPIIQGGMIWNSGYKLASAVSNAGGLGLIGAGSMYPEVLREHIQKCKKATDKPFGVNIPMLYPNIEEIMNIVVEEGVKIVFTSAGNPKTWTSFLKEKGITVVHVVSSSIFALKAQEAGVDAIVAEGFEAGGHNGRDETTTLTLIPMVKEKIQIPIIAAGGIATGRGMLATMILGADGVQVGSRFAASIESSSHDNFKQTIVNVKEGDTQLTLKELAPVRLIKNKFYQDVQNLYERCPSKEELTELLGRARAKKGMFEGDLEEGELEIGQIAGIIHEILPVEQIIKQMMADFEIASKEKAKFEF from the coding sequence ATGAATAAAATTACGCAGCTTTTCAATATTAAATATCCAATTATTCAGGGAGGAATGATTTGGAATAGTGGTTATAAATTAGCTTCAGCAGTAAGTAATGCTGGAGGTTTGGGGCTTATTGGTGCAGGTTCAATGTATCCTGAAGTTTTGAGAGAACATATTCAGAAATGCAAAAAAGCAACTGATAAACCTTTTGGAGTTAATATTCCGATGTTATATCCAAATATTGAAGAAATCATGAATATTGTGGTTGAAGAAGGCGTTAAAATCGTTTTTACTTCGGCAGGAAATCCTAAAACCTGGACTTCTTTTTTAAAGGAAAAAGGAATTACAGTTGTACACGTTGTGAGTAGTAGTATTTTTGCTCTAAAAGCTCAGGAAGCAGGAGTTGATGCAATTGTTGCAGAAGGTTTTGAAGCTGGAGGACATAATGGACGTGATGAAACTACAACACTGACTTTGATTCCGATGGTGAAAGAAAAGATTCAGATTCCGATTATTGCTGCTGGCGGAATTGCCACAGGAAGAGGAATGTTGGCTACGATGATTTTGGGCGCTGATGGTGTTCAGGTTGGAAGTCGTTTTGCAGCATCGATAGAATCGTCTTCGCATGATAATTTCAAACAAACTATTGTGAATGTCAAAGAAGGTGATACGCAATTGACATTGAAAGAATTGGCGCCTGTTCGATTGATTAAAAATAAGTTTTATCAGGATGTTCAAAATCTATATGAAAGATGTCCTTCAAAAGAAGAATTGACTGAACTTTTGGGCAGAGCAAGAGCTAAAAAAGGAATGTTTGAAGGCGATCTTGAAGAAGGTGAACTTGAAATTGGTCAAATAGCCGGAATTATCCATGAAATTTTGCCAGTAGAACAAATTATTAAACAAATGATGGCCGATTTTGAAATTGCTTCCAAAGAAAAGGCTAAATTTGAGTTTTAA
- a CDS encoding DUF4386 domain-containing protein, producing MSQEQINLKRTARIAGFIYLLIALTGVFGIMYVPMQLIDSSNLPLTMRTILRHEFLFRAGIMSNLVCQTLFVFLVLQLYKLFQQVSKHLSRTMFALVIVGVPIAFVIIFNHLFALLLLKENFMRSFPPAQLQLLVMAFLKMYNYGNVVIGIFWGLWLIPFGQLVYRSGFMPKILGILLIIGGSAYVIDAFAFVLFPSYHFSVTGIIVGLTSSVAEFAMVFWLLIKGVRKVAD from the coding sequence ATGAGTCAGGAGCAAATCAACTTAAAAAGAACGGCCCGAATTGCAGGTTTTATTTATTTACTTATTGCCTTAACGGGTGTTTTTGGAATCATGTATGTGCCGATGCAATTGATCGATTCCAGTAATTTGCCGTTAACAATGCGAACTATTTTACGTCACGAATTTCTTTTTCGTGCCGGTATTATGAGCAATTTGGTTTGTCAGACTTTATTTGTGTTTTTAGTTTTGCAGCTTTACAAATTGTTTCAGCAAGTGAGTAAACATTTGTCCAGAACTATGTTTGCATTAGTAATTGTTGGAGTTCCAATTGCGTTCGTAATTATTTTTAATCACTTGTTTGCTTTATTGTTATTAAAAGAAAATTTCATGAGAAGTTTTCCGCCAGCTCAATTGCAATTGTTAGTAATGGCATTTCTAAAAATGTACAACTACGGAAATGTCGTTATTGGTATCTTTTGGGGACTTTGGTTAATTCCTTTTGGACAATTAGTCTATAGATCAGGATTTATGCCTAAAATTTTAGGAATATTATTAATTATCGGTGGATCTGCTTATGTAATTGATGCATTTGCATTTGTGTTATTCCCAAGTTATCATTTTTCTGTAACAGGAATTATTGTTGGTTTGACATCTTCTGTTGCCGAGTTTGCAATGGTTTTTTGGTTATTGATTAAAGGAGTTCGGAAAGTTGCTGATTAA
- a CDS encoding T9SS type A sorting domain-containing protein: protein MKKLYSLLLFIIFGILSSNAQVVDETFKEPTPYKAAKITVIKELSDGKILLGGNIQFFKEKKVSNLIRLNADYSLDETFVFNGDPKSEIKDVKLQSNGNMIVLTTKDNLGYADYFKLYQLGLNGEIIKEVSDVFNATSIAIQADDKILVTGGAPGYYDFTSCYLKRFNSDFTLDDTFNNNLAFNAATNNVVVSSNGIYVGGTFTAVDGIAKNSLVKLNSDGILDTTFDVGEGTKGQLFSLTLQDDGKLLIGRHFSRIIDTQPINNMCRLNPDGTVDETFNTYYFSFHASTIVVKDSFIYFGMFEPAEFNSYIAKLNPDGTLNQSFTLGRLNENGEMFFTLGIVGDKIIYNNTGNVGNRYGLSVCDFNGNQLDSSSLNAIQYGSFDKGEYFDGKLVVKGDFVRVNDVETFGIALLNENGSVDESFVFPKYIGNVTQFQVIDNTTIFVSAKKKLLKLNNKGEVLKDFDFRYLQLTSVKKFKVLTTGDVLFSDENGLYKVLGEDAFLNYSLKSETYRWFSGVNFEVQDNKIIFTGIYNDYDHYDYKFIRFNLDNTVDETFKINGSGPDTTVNKIKVLDNGEIIAAGDFSNFNGVPVPNQIVKLSKDGELDLQFIENQKTGTIGNGSYHDYRKIEQVGDVIYITEGDANVTAINLDGTFVKNFDMPSVIDNITDLVAVENKEETASKTGRKATLEGSKNNYMFAMGTTKSTTGLSSVIVKVNLGKSSGSLSVGPTPEKLASKVQVFPVPVQEKLNLSFSTTVLPNKISVYSVNGNELYTAKVQSTDNLEVDMSQFSSGIYFVKLFSDSGVITKKIVKK, encoded by the coding sequence ATGAAGAAACTTTACTCACTATTATTATTTATTATTTTCGGAATTTTATCATCTAATGCGCAAGTCGTTGATGAAACATTTAAAGAACCAACGCCTTACAAAGCTGCGAAAATAACGGTTATAAAAGAACTTTCAGATGGTAAGATTTTACTGGGAGGAAATATCCAGTTCTTTAAAGAGAAAAAAGTTAGTAATCTTATACGCTTAAATGCGGATTATTCACTTGATGAAACTTTTGTTTTTAATGGAGATCCTAAGTCGGAAATTAAAGATGTCAAACTTCAAAGTAATGGAAATATGATTGTCTTAACTACTAAAGATAATCTTGGATATGCTGATTATTTTAAGTTGTATCAGCTTGGTTTAAATGGTGAAATTATAAAAGAAGTTAGCGATGTTTTTAATGCAACATCTATTGCAATTCAGGCCGATGATAAAATATTGGTTACTGGAGGAGCGCCAGGTTATTATGATTTTACAAGCTGTTATTTAAAACGATTCAATAGTGATTTTACTTTAGACGATACTTTCAATAATAACTTAGCTTTTAATGCAGCGACAAATAATGTTGTAGTATCCAGTAACGGAATATATGTAGGAGGAACTTTTACTGCTGTAGATGGAATTGCTAAAAACAGTCTGGTAAAATTGAACTCTGACGGTATTCTTGATACAACATTTGATGTTGGTGAAGGAACAAAAGGACAATTGTTTTCTTTGACACTTCAGGACGATGGTAAATTATTAATTGGAAGACATTTTTCAAGAATAATAGATACTCAGCCAATCAATAATATGTGCCGATTAAATCCGGATGGAACAGTTGATGAAACTTTTAATACTTATTATTTTAGTTTTCATGCCTCAACGATTGTCGTAAAAGATTCATTCATATATTTTGGAATGTTTGAACCTGCGGAATTTAATAGTTATATCGCCAAACTTAATCCTGATGGAACTTTAAATCAAAGTTTTACTCTTGGCAGATTAAATGAGAATGGAGAGATGTTTTTTACGTTAGGGATAGTAGGAGACAAAATTATTTACAACAATACAGGGAATGTAGGAAATAGATATGGTTTGTCTGTATGTGATTTTAATGGTAATCAGTTAGATTCTTCTTCATTAAATGCAATTCAATATGGCAGCTTTGACAAAGGGGAATATTTTGACGGGAAATTAGTTGTTAAAGGTGATTTTGTACGAGTTAATGATGTTGAAACTTTTGGTATTGCTTTGTTAAACGAAAATGGTTCGGTTGATGAATCGTTTGTTTTTCCTAAATATATTGGAAATGTAACGCAATTTCAGGTTATAGATAATACGACTATTTTTGTAAGTGCCAAAAAGAAGCTTTTAAAACTGAATAATAAAGGTGAAGTTTTGAAAGATTTTGATTTCCGTTATCTACAGTTAACTTCAGTGAAGAAATTCAAAGTTTTGACTACTGGAGACGTTTTGTTTTCTGATGAAAACGGATTATATAAGGTATTGGGAGAGGATGCATTTTTAAATTATAGTTTAAAATCTGAAACCTATCGTTGGTTTAGCGGTGTTAATTTTGAAGTTCAGGATAATAAAATAATTTTCACAGGTATTTACAATGATTATGATCATTATGATTATAAATTTATAAGATTTAATCTTGATAATACTGTTGATGAAACTTTCAAAATAAATGGTTCAGGACCTGATACGACAGTCAATAAAATTAAAGTGCTTGACAATGGAGAAATCATTGCTGCCGGAGATTTTTCAAATTTTAATGGAGTTCCTGTACCAAATCAAATTGTAAAGCTTTCAAAAGATGGTGAATTGGATTTGCAATTTATTGAAAACCAAAAAACAGGAACTATTGGTAATGGTAGTTATCATGATTACAGAAAAATTGAACAAGTAGGTGATGTTATATATATTACTGAAGGTGACGCAAATGTAACTGCAATTAATCTTGATGGTACATTTGTTAAGAATTTTGATATGCCATCTGTGATTGATAATATAACAGATCTTGTAGCTGTAGAAAATAAGGAAGAAACTGCTTCAAAAACGGGTCGTAAAGCTACTTTAGAAGGTAGTAAAAATAATTACATGTTTGCAATGGGAACGACGAAAAGTACAACAGGATTATCGTCAGTTATTGTGAAAGTTAATCTTGGAAAATCATCAGGTTCATTATCTGTTGGTCCAACGCCAGAGAAATTAGCTTCTAAAGTGCAAGTTTTCCCGGTTCCGGTTCAGGAGAAATTGAATTTATCATTTTCAACTACAGTTTTGCCAAACAAGATTTCAGTTTATTCGGTAAACGGAAATGAGTTATATACTGCCAAAGTGCAAAGTACAGATAATCTTGAAGTTGATATGTCTCAGTTTTCTTCGGGAATTTATTTTGTAAAACTTTTTTCTGATTCAGGAGTAATTACCAAGAAAATAGTTAAGAAGTAA
- a CDS encoding DUF4268 domain-containing protein, translated as MYSKEESQRIKREFWVAFAEKYPRKWVLYDTKIKDFSFKFYVDNKKAQVLIDIEPRNDEKRTAYFEKIEALKNILEEEFIKDLVFEKNYTLESGKTISRIWIEKQGVGFSNRNNWDTIFDFFFEKMNALEMFYLEYDEFIKDIDS; from the coding sequence ATGTACAGTAAAGAAGAATCACAGAGAATAAAAAGAGAATTTTGGGTGGCTTTCGCCGAAAAATATCCACGTAAATGGGTACTTTATGATACCAAAATTAAAGATTTCTCTTTTAAATTTTATGTTGACAATAAAAAAGCACAGGTTTTAATTGATATTGAACCCCGAAATGATGAAAAAAGAACTGCTTATTTTGAAAAAATTGAAGCTTTAAAAAACATCCTTGAAGAGGAATTCATTAAAGATTTGGTCTTTGAAAAAAACTATACTTTAGAAAGTGGTAAAACCATAAGCCGAATCTGGATAGAAAAACAAGGTGTAGGTTTTAGCAATCGCAATAATTGGGACACCATTTTTGATTTCTTTTTTGAAAAAATGAATGCACTTGAAATGTTCTATTTAGAATATGACGAGTTTATTAAGGATATAGATTCTTAA
- a CDS encoding CoA pyrophosphatase, with translation MDFKDFLQHVPDLIPVELPALSSHLKMAPKERIESLKNHDFNAENPRIAAVMMLFYPKNGKTHLVLIVRNAYNGVHSSQIAFPGGKYETTDANFEETALRETHEEVGVMPNKIEVIKHFSPMYIPPSNFLVHPFLGISKEELSFYPDVREVADIIELPLSVFLDDEIIIEATLSTSYGNNILVPAFNIQNHIVWGATAMILSELRDVLKTTFEEKS, from the coding sequence ATGGATTTTAAAGATTTTCTGCAACATGTTCCTGATTTAATTCCAGTTGAATTACCGGCACTTTCGTCACATCTAAAAATGGCTCCTAAAGAAAGAATAGAGTCTTTGAAGAACCATGATTTTAATGCCGAAAATCCGAGAATTGCTGCCGTTATGATGCTTTTTTATCCAAAAAATGGAAAAACACATCTGGTTTTAATCGTAAGAAATGCGTATAATGGAGTTCATTCTTCGCAAATTGCTTTTCCGGGAGGAAAATATGAAACTACCGATGCAAATTTTGAAGAAACAGCTTTAAGAGAAACACACGAAGAAGTAGGAGTGATGCCAAATAAAATTGAAGTTATCAAGCATTTTTCTCCAATGTATATTCCACCAAGTAATTTTTTGGTACATCCATTTTTGGGAATTTCAAAAGAAGAACTTTCCTTTTATCCGGATGTTAGAGAAGTTGCAGATATTATAGAATTGCCATTATCCGTTTTTTTGGATGATGAAATTATCATCGAAGCCACATTGTCAACTTCTTACGGGAACAATATTTTAGTTCCGGCATTTAATATTCAAAATCACATTGTTTGGGGAGCGACCGCAATGATTTTAAGTGAGTTGAGAGATGTGCTGAAAACGACTTTTGAAGAAAAATCGTAA
- a CDS encoding lysophospholipid acyltransferase family protein — MGLFKRNPFGHILFIKKWLIRVLGAMTHRRYRGFNELQIEGSEIIKSLPDTNVLFISNHQTYFADVVAMFHVFNASLSGREDNIKNIGYLWQPKMNIYYVAAKETMQAGLLPRILAYVGAITVERTWRAKGVDVTEKREVNPNDTENIRIALEDGWVITFPQGTTKSFKPVRKGTAHIIKQHKPIVIPIVIDGFRRSFDKKGLRMKKKGILQSFIIKEPLDIDYENDTIEEIVEKVEYAIEQHPSFLKVIPAEVIKVEEELNEMRRWSYKGPEEY, encoded by the coding sequence ATGGGATTGTTTAAACGAAATCCTTTTGGACATATATTATTCATCAAAAAATGGTTAATCCGTGTTTTGGGAGCCATGACGCATAGAAGATATAGGGGTTTTAATGAATTGCAAATCGAAGGATCTGAAATCATTAAATCACTTCCGGATACAAATGTTTTGTTTATTTCAAATCACCAAACTTATTTTGCCGATGTTGTAGCTATGTTTCACGTGTTTAACGCAAGTTTAAGCGGACGTGAAGATAATATTAAGAACATTGGTTATTTGTGGCAGCCTAAGATGAATATTTATTATGTAGCTGCCAAAGAAACGATGCAAGCTGGTTTATTGCCAAGAATTTTAGCTTATGTTGGAGCAATTACTGTCGAAAGAACCTGGCGTGCAAAAGGTGTTGATGTTACTGAAAAACGTGAAGTTAACCCAAATGACACCGAAAATATCAGAATTGCATTAGAAGATGGTTGGGTAATTACTTTTCCGCAAGGAACCACAAAATCGTTTAAACCAGTTCGAAAAGGAACTGCGCATATTATAAAGCAACATAAACCAATTGTAATTCCTATTGTTATTGACGGTTTCCGCCGTTCGTTTGACAAAAAAGGATTACGAATGAAGAAAAAAGGAATTTTACAATCATTTATCATCAAAGAACCTCTTGATATTGATTATGAAAACGATACCATCGAAGAAATTGTAGAAAAAGTAGAATACGCAATTGAACAACACCCATCATTTTTAAAAGTAATTCCAGCCGAAGTAATCAAAGTCGAGGAAGAACTTAACGAAATGAGAAGATGGAGTTACAAAGGACCAGAAGAATATTAG
- a CDS encoding RNA polymerase sigma factor, whose protein sequence is MSENLEQSFVAQLQANQNIIHKICRLYTAGEDAHKDLFQEITIQLWKAYPKFRGDSKFSTWTYRVALNTAITLYRKTKRTVSTVEYESHQHFVKDVDYNYEEEEQIKLMYKAVYQLNDIEKALVFMYLEDKDYQEIAETLGISEVNARVKMNRIKGKLKKILNP, encoded by the coding sequence ATGAGCGAAAATCTAGAACAGTCATTTGTTGCGCAATTGCAGGCAAATCAGAATATAATCCACAAGATTTGTAGATTATATACTGCTGGCGAAGATGCTCATAAAGACCTGTTTCAGGAAATTACCATACAATTATGGAAGGCATATCCAAAATTTAGAGGCGATAGTAAATTTTCGACCTGGACGTATCGCGTTGCCTTAAATACAGCCATTACATTATACCGAAAAACCAAAAGAACCGTATCGACAGTTGAATATGAAAGCCATCAGCATTTTGTAAAAGATGTCGATTACAATTATGAAGAGGAAGAACAGATTAAATTGATGTATAAAGCTGTTTACCAGCTTAATGACATCGAAAAAGCATTAGTTTTTATGTATTTAGAAGACAAAGATTATCAAGAAATAGCCGAAACCTTAGGAATCAGCGAAGTGAATGCGCGCGTGAAAATGAACAGAATTAAAGGGAAACTTAAAAAAATACTAAATCCTTAA